CTACAAGGAAGCAAAAATCTGTTTCCTTATTTGGTTTTTTAATTTACCGACAGCTTGAACaagaaagaggaagaatgaCTCCAAACACGATCAGCTACTACCAAGAGAAATTACTCTTttagaaaacagatttctataaaagTCTTTCATTTGAATGCAAGTTTGTGAGTGGGGTCTCGTAACTTGTGATAGGCTCGTAATTATGAGGTCTTAAGTATAATAAATTAGAAAGGTTAGAAAGTAGACCACTACATCattcaacataaaaaatgaatagaaaCTGTGAGAAGTACCCCTAAGCAAATATCGACTGCTAATTTTGCCATGttagaaaaggaggaaaatggaGTTTACCTGTTCCAACAATCATCTACCCGGTGTCAGTAGAGAACCAAAATACACCAATAAATTACTACATTTATCAAAGTTTACTCTTCCCTATATTTCTAcattaatcataatcataaGGAAGCTATGTAACACTTTACTAcatcatgtttctgtgttttatagTTAAAACAAAGCAtaaccacaaaaaaacacaagcaaatataaataaataaaagctaatCAACTACTAAATATGCCTAGACATCAGTAGAACTCGTATAATGtaatcataaaaaaacatgGTAAACATGTAACAAATTCAGTGGTTAGGATAAAGCCGCATCGGTATCATAAAATGAAGAGAGCTGTTTGTTTAGATTAACATctgttatatatttttgtactaATGAGCCTGTCCTGTTTGAATTTTCAGAGccagaggagagaagaaaatgAACGCACTGCAGTGCGCCCGCTATGTTTACAAAACTGAAGGGATGCGGGGCTTCTACCGAGGCCTGACTGCGTCTTACGCTGGAATCTCAGAGACCATGATCTGCTTCCTCATCTACGAGACACTGAAGAAACAGCTGGCTAAGAGTCAGTTAGCTTCACCAAACGGTGAAACAGAGAAAGGAGCATCAGACTTCCTGAGTCTGATGTTGGCAGCTGCTTTCTCAAAGGGCTGTGCGTCCTGCATAGCCTACCCACACGGTAAACAattgtgtttgtcttttgcACCATGACAAACTAACGTCAGGAAGATGTGTTTACTTAAACGACTTATCTTGTTGTTTGTCTCCACAGAGGTCATCCGGACACGGCTGCGTGAGGAAGGCAGCAAGTACAAGTATTTCTTCCAAACGGGGAGGTTAATAATGGTGGAGGAAGGCTACGCAGCCTTTTATAGAGGACTCATTCCACAGCTAATAAGGCAAATCCCCAACACAGCCATTGTCCTATCCACATATGAACTCATTGTGCATCTGCTTGGGGAGTCCAAGTGAAGAAATGCAGGGAAGTTGGGATTGTTCCAATGATGGATGCCACATAAAACCCACCACACACTGGGCAAGGGACTTCAAAATGCAgcacatatatttttttatgtgctGCCAAGCAGACACTTGAATGGTGGAACTGAAGTGGGTTGTACTGTTATCCAAAGAGCTGAATACATAATTTAATTAAGTCCTTATCATTAGGAGTGCAGAGTACTCAGAGTATCAAATGACCAGGATTTGTGGTACTTTATTCAAACTGTAAATCTGTGGAAAAGGTCATTTTCTAAGAGGACTAGTGTTAAGTTAACTAAATTATTTgacgttttgtttttttatgactgtttgtttccttttatCAGTGGTAAATGTGCCCACTCACCTGATAATGCAGTTTGACTCATTTACTTTCTGATGGAGGTTGATCACATGAAGTGCTAGTTATAGTGCTGTTCCTTGCAATTTTCTGACTACTCAgatcattttgacatttctgaCTCATAAATGCTATGACCTGGTTTTTAAGTTTGAATTACAGAGAAATATCTTaattttcatatatatatatatatatatatatatatatatatatatatatatatatatatatatatgaacatATTCTGTATAAAAGAAGTACAGGTTATCTGTATGTTTTCTTTGTGGAAAAAGTCACCTTTTACAATATGACATATTAGATGCTTATTTGACCAGTGGCTCAATAAAATGCATCAAGAAAAATGCCGTCTTACCTTAATGCTGCTAAAATTAGtttgagacaaaaaataaaaatcaggtTGTTCTGCAGATCAAGTGCTTGTATTTTTTTAGACTATAGCTAAAAATGTCTGAGTACCTTTTTCACGTAAGGATGACAAACTAAGACGTGctaaaaaacagatctttgataaTAGAAACTCATAAAGGTTTGTTGgtttaataataacaatatggCTACCTAAATTAGATCAAAGATAATATTTTTTAccaaaagtaaagacaaaaCTATAAGAACTTTTTATTGACCAAAACTgggctgaaatgtttttgagtttacttaaactgaactaaacactGAATTGGACCATGAAAAGACCTATGTGACCGTATATTTAAGGACAATGCATCCAAGCACTTTTTCTTGTACAAaattgaagccaaaatacccctGCTACAGGGGCTGGCATATAGAGCTCCACAACATGGTTCCGGTAGTAAAAGTGCtgttcattttctccatagcgGATTTCATTATTAGCCGGATTGTCAGAAACACCCAAGTTAAAGGCagccttacacctaacgactttTCGTGCAGtttcaaagtcacagacaaaattccaaagtcggaGTAAAGTCATgagagtcttgctaaagtttTAGCACGAGCCCTTGATCTCAGTCGTTTAGTGTAGGTGGTCATAAAACTCGATACAAGCAGTTTTAAGGCAGTCATTCTTCAGTCTTGGCGTTACAACAATATCACACGTGTCATAAATGTTTAGTCTGGTCATATTCATAACTTACAAAGTTGATTCGGTTTTTCCTCAAACACAATCTTACtgtagtcttgtagttagtgacccccAGTCTTTGCAGACTCTTAGTCTGTGACTGTAGTCAGAAACTGAGTTTTTATAAAAACTCAGTTActtgctgacaaatt
This window of the Cheilinus undulatus linkage group 11, ASM1832078v1, whole genome shotgun sequence genome carries:
- the slc25a33 gene encoding solute carrier family 25 member 33; the protein is MPQKDTLLHLFAGGCSGTVGAIVTCPLEVLKTRLQSSSFTLRPIFQVQLGTLSGTGVIRPGTVTPGLLQVLRSILEKEGPRSLFRGLGPNLVGVAPSRAIYFAAYSKSKEMFNGLFVPNSGVVHMSSAGVAAFVTNSLMNPIWMVKTRMQLEKKARGEKKMNALQCARYVYKTEGMRGFYRGLTASYAGISETMICFLIYETLKKQLAKSQLASPNGETEKGASDFLSLMLAAAFSKGCASCIAYPHEVIRTRLREEGSKYKYFFQTGRLIMVEEGYAAFYRGLIPQLIRQIPNTAIVLSTYELIVHLLGESK